One Leptolyngbya sp. NIES-2104 genomic window carries:
- a CDS encoding four-helix bundle copper-binding protein has translation MPHQNYQSILDAAIHCAYECEHCADACLGAMPDCARVCTDCAQICWASASYMSRGSRFIPQVVRACIEICDACAAECEKYPDNSHCQKCAQACRQASAEYKKVASVAGIA, from the coding sequence ATGCCACACCAAAACTATCAATCGATTCTCGATGCGGCAATTCATTGTGCTTACGAATGTGAACATTGTGCAGATGCCTGTTTAGGCGCGATGCCTGACTGTGCGCGGGTCTGTACCGATTGCGCTCAAATCTGCTGGGCTTCGGCATCTTATATGAGCCGTGGATCTCGCTTCATTCCTCAAGTTGTTCGCGCCTGCATTGAAATTTGTGATGCTTGTGCGGCGGAATGTGAAAAGTACCCAGACAATTCTCACTGTCAAAAATGTGCCCAAGCTTGCCGCCAAGCTTCTGCGGAGTATAAGAAAGTGGCAAGCGTCGCAGGAATTGCCTAG
- a CDS encoding FAD-dependent oxidoreductase has protein sequence MNFDYDLIVIGAGPGGLAASERAASYGARVAIVERGQVGGTCVVHGCIPEKLMTYAASFLQFFQSADEYGWGNVSCQFDWSQFMKAKEQHIQHLSQVHIEHLQKAEAELIDGQARFLDAHTLEIGDRRVTANKILIAVGGNAVKPDLPGIENAITTRELLDLSDRPDHLVIVGSNHIAVKAAGIMNALIPKVTLITTETQILSDYDDDLRSTIQAELSKLGGLSHELC, from the coding sequence ATGAATTTTGATTATGACTTGATTGTGATTGGAGCGGGTCCGGGTGGTCTAGCTGCATCGGAGCGAGCTGCTAGCTATGGCGCTAGAGTCGCGATCGTCGAACGTGGTCAAGTCGGTGGAACTTGTGTCGTTCACGGTTGTATTCCTGAAAAACTGATGACCTATGCTGCTAGCTTTTTGCAATTCTTTCAGAGCGCTGATGAGTATGGTTGGGGTAATGTCTCGTGTCAGTTTGATTGGTCTCAGTTCATGAAAGCTAAAGAGCAGCACATTCAGCATCTGAGCCAAGTCCACATCGAGCATCTACAAAAAGCAGAAGCGGAACTGATCGATGGACAAGCTCGGTTTTTGGATGCTCACACGTTAGAAATTGGCGATCGCCGAGTGACAGCCAATAAAATTCTGATCGCTGTGGGCGGAAATGCGGTTAAGCCAGATCTGCCCGGAATTGAGAATGCGATTACGACTCGCGAACTGCTAGACCTCAGTGATCGACCCGATCATCTCGTGATCGTTGGCAGCAATCATATCGCCGTGAAAGCAGCAGGCATTATGAACGCTTTGATTCCTAAAGTTACGCTGATTACGACAGAAACACAAATTCTTTCGGACTACGATGATGATCTGCGATCGACGATTCAAGCCGAACTTTCAAAGCTTGGGGGTCTATCGCATGAGTTATGCTAG
- a CDS encoding DUF4396 domain-containing protein: MRSKLALWIVLFTAAIAVVFLTPKLGSSQSSPSPHRFIAQSPTDSSMPGMKMPEMTPSIAPQPQNAMLIDRVLLVWFSLSAIAVIYVAWDALTRNPELTVMKWGWILVTLYTGVVGAALYILSCQEPAPGEHEAFVRPLWKQTLGSTIHCMAGDATGIIVAAAITAALGLPMWLDVISEYVFGFAFGLLIFQALFMKDMLGGSYLKAVRRSFTPEWLSMNAVMAGMIPVMVILMSRDMTAMEATSLRFWGVMSLATLVGLVVAFPVNLWLVAVGLKHGMGTVRALGKGGHSLATERNRIATTSGEIPAPNASTDKAIHPASELDMSDREGR, translated from the coding sequence ATGCGTTCTAAACTCGCTTTGTGGATAGTTTTGTTCACAGCCGCGATCGCAGTTGTCTTTCTCACTCCCAAACTGGGATCAAGTCAAAGCTCACCCAGCCCTCATCGCTTCATTGCTCAATCTCCGACGGATTCCAGTATGCCTGGAATGAAGATGCCTGAAATGACACCTTCGATCGCACCACAGCCTCAAAACGCGATGCTGATCGATCGGGTTTTGCTAGTTTGGTTTAGTCTGAGCGCGATCGCGGTCATTTACGTTGCTTGGGATGCCCTCACTCGCAATCCTGAACTTACCGTGATGAAATGGGGATGGATATTAGTGACACTCTACACCGGAGTCGTTGGGGCAGCCTTGTACATCTTGTCCTGCCAAGAGCCAGCCCCCGGAGAACACGAAGCGTTTGTTCGACCCTTGTGGAAGCAAACACTCGGATCAACCATTCACTGCATGGCAGGAGATGCAACAGGAATTATTGTCGCGGCTGCGATCACCGCAGCTTTGGGGCTACCGATGTGGCTGGATGTCATTTCTGAATATGTGTTCGGCTTTGCGTTCGGGCTATTGATTTTTCAAGCCTTGTTTATGAAAGATATGCTCGGTGGTTCGTACCTGAAAGCTGTTCGACGGTCTTTCACTCCTGAATGGCTTTCCATGAACGCGGTCATGGCGGGCATGATTCCGGTGATGGTGATTCTGATGAGTCGCGACATGACGGCAATGGAAGCGACCTCTCTTCGCTTTTGGGGCGTGATGTCATTGGCAACATTGGTTGGCTTGGTTGTCGCTTTTCCGGTCAATCTGTGGCTGGTTGCTGTTGGTCTAAAACATGGCATGGGAACAGTCAGAGCTTTGGGTAAGGGCGGTCATAGTTTGGCTACTGAACGAAACCGGATTGCTACAACTTCTGGTGAGATACCTGCACCGAATGCTTCTACCGATAAAGCGATTCACCCCGCATCTGAGCTTGATATGTCTGATAGGGAAGGAAGATAA
- a CDS encoding multicopper oxidase family protein, whose protein sequence is MKVHSNQSSTNSHTGMGMKPKATRSQIFAVMLLTLFALAIGILIAAFYGDFSMSAKNVPQSTMPGVSQGNESMPGMNMNGTTAPAPVSSLPAAPMSSVSQMNGFVMPPGMIMTADTSMKAMADMAAVDLTKIAYTAPADARGDQVLEPKLENGVKVFNLDVSLIKWNILPGTQVAAYAFNRQVPGPRIQVTEGDRIRMIVKNNLSEPTTVHWHGMIVPNNMDGPADVTQKPIAPGESYTYEFTVKQSGTYFYHSHKDVDRQQTLGMYGALIIEPKKANTPAFDQDVTVQLQEWTVKQGYTFPAMPMEGLLPNFFTINGKAYPSTETVNAKVGEKIRFRFIGSNNAFIHPMHIHGGPFRIVATDGNPVPVAAQIEKDTINVAPGERYDVIWTAREKGKWLLHCHIAHHATNDNVETQGAGGLTMLINVT, encoded by the coding sequence ATGAAAGTTCACTCGAATCAGTCATCTACAAATTCACATACTGGAATGGGTATGAAGCCAAAAGCGACGCGATCGCAGATTTTTGCGGTCATGCTTTTGACTTTGTTCGCGCTTGCGATCGGAATTCTAATCGCGGCTTTCTACGGTGATTTCAGCATGAGCGCTAAAAATGTGCCTCAATCCACAATGCCCGGAGTGAGTCAAGGCAATGAATCCATGCCGGGAATGAATATGAACGGGACAACTGCTCCTGCACCCGTTTCATCCCTACCTGCTGCGCCGATGAGTAGCGTTTCTCAAATGAATGGCTTCGTCATGCCACCTGGAATGATCATGACTGCTGATACGAGCATGAAAGCAATGGCAGACATGGCAGCCGTCGATTTAACCAAGATTGCCTACACCGCTCCTGCGGATGCACGAGGCGACCAGGTACTAGAACCTAAGCTAGAGAATGGTGTCAAGGTTTTTAATCTAGATGTCTCTCTAATTAAGTGGAACATCTTACCTGGAACACAAGTGGCTGCCTATGCCTTTAATCGTCAAGTTCCTGGTCCCCGAATTCAGGTGACAGAAGGCGATCGTATTCGCATGATCGTCAAAAACAATCTGTCTGAGCCAACGACGGTTCACTGGCACGGTATGATTGTGCCAAATAATATGGATGGACCTGCCGATGTAACTCAGAAACCGATCGCGCCTGGTGAAAGCTACACCTACGAATTCACGGTCAAGCAATCAGGTACTTATTTCTACCACTCGCATAAAGATGTCGATCGACAACAAACGCTAGGAATGTACGGCGCGTTGATTATTGAACCGAAGAAAGCGAATACTCCCGCCTTCGATCAAGATGTAACGGTTCAACTGCAAGAATGGACAGTGAAACAAGGCTACACTTTCCCCGCAATGCCGATGGAGGGTTTACTCCCCAACTTTTTTACCATCAATGGCAAAGCCTATCCTTCTACCGAAACAGTCAATGCTAAAGTCGGCGAAAAGATTCGCTTCCGCTTCATCGGGTCGAACAATGCGTTTATCCATCCGATGCACATTCATGGTGGACCTTTCAGAATTGTAGCAACCGATGGGAATCCGGTTCCAGTCGCTGCCCAGATCGAGAAAGACACGATCAATGTTGCACCAGGTGAGCGGTATGACGTAATTTGGACGGCGCGGGAGAAGGGAAAATGGTTACTGCATTGCCACATTGCTCACCATGCCACTAATGATAATGTTGAGACGCAGGGTGCAGGGGGATTAACAATGCTAATCAACGTCACCTAG